From Camelina sativa cultivar DH55 chromosome 7, Cs, whole genome shotgun sequence, one genomic window encodes:
- the LOC104702810 gene encoding histone-lysine N-methyltransferase, H3 lysine-9 specific SUVH6-like, which translates to MGVMETSMVNTETTSKVVKVTMSNNGDAFVDKRVVFQNGACFRNDRMTGLKFKRRKVCAVRDFPPGCGTGVNLFRPKPPEEDVKAAEDVIKVESSVKEEEEEGLVGQRDDGKSCGEFPPGDGDLVENGSHVIMAEHVEVQPLSICRPDGDVLATGSVGGVSSNSEQTVKVAGSMGKKNSVLESSGSDVSSSGTENMTRDIVVYADEECFGRDDLAQTEPLEIEMPSDLAVPKPSLDVRRKKAKKGVAFHSALKVTRTIKKEYGGEGSRMKKDFYSRQRVGRDVEDSPDHRIPRQSWMLNVGIPPSRPSGSSSGGDNSSREKVKETLRLFYGACRKLLQEEEAKPEKDRIKRFRVDFVASKILKSKGKYLNVGVHILGPVPGIEVGDEFQYRMELNILGMHKPSQGGIDYMKHGDDIVATSIVASGGYDDSLDNSDILIYTGQGGNVMQAKKSGQEYKPPKDQKLVQGNLALKNSSIKQTPVRVIRGNQKAALESSGGDKKGAHYVYDGLYLVEEYWRELGSHGKFVFKFKLRRMPGQPELSWKVVKNSKNLKYREGLCKLDISEGKERLPISAVNEIDDEKPPIFTYTVKIIYPDWCRPVPPKPCSCIGGCTDDAKNCNCVDKNGGEIPYNHDGAIVGAKPLIYECGPRCKCPASCYLRVTQHGIRFPLEIFKTKSRGWGVRSLKSIPSGSFICEYVGELLEDSEAERRTGNDEYLFDIGNRYENTLAEGMSEIMPGAQAGPAEEEDEEASGFTIDAATKGNIGRFINHSCSPNLYAQNVLYDHADKRMPHVMFFAMDNIPPLQELTYHYNYAIDQVRDSMGNIKKKACYCGSAVCTRRLY; encoded by the coding sequence ATGGGTGTGATGGAGACCAGTATGGTGAATACGGAGACGACATCAAAGGTTGTTAAAGTGACGATGAGCAACAATGGTGATGCTTTTGTTGATAAAAGAGTTGTTTTTCAGAATGGTGCTTGTTTCAGGAATGATCGTATGACCGGGCTTAAGTTTAAGCGTCGGAAGGTTTGTGCTGTTAGGGATTTCCCACCTGGTTGTGGTACTGGTGTGAACCTCTTTAGACCCAAACCACCTGAAGAAGATGTTAAGGCTGCTGAAGATGTTATTAAGGTTGAGTCTTCTGttaaagaggaggaggaggaaggttTGGTGGGGCAGAGAGATGATGGGAAGAGTTGTGGTGAGTTTCCCCCTGGAGATGGGGATTTGGTGGAAAACGGGAGTCATGTCATTATGGCTGAGCATGTTGAGGTTCAGCCTCTGAGCATTTGTAGACCAGATGGGGATGTTCTGGCGACGGGTTCTGTTGGTGGGGTGAGTTCAAACAGTGAACAGACTGTGAAGGTTGCGGGTTCCATGGGAAAGAAGAACTCGGTTCTTGAGAGTTCTGGTTCTGATGTTAGCAGCAGCGGAACAGAAAACATGACGAGGGACATTGTTGTTTATGCAGATGAAGAATGTTTTGGAAGAGATGATTTGGCACAGACTGAGCCGTTGGAAATTGAGATGCCGTCAGATTTAGCAGTTCCAAAACCAAGTCTTGATGTGCGTAGAAAAAAGGCAAAGAAAGGGGTTGCATTTCATTCAGCCTTAAAGGTTACCAGAACGATCAAGAAAGAGTATGGTGGTGAAGGATCtaggatgaagaaggatttCTATTCGCGCCAGAGGGTAGGTCGGGATGTAGAGGATTCTCCTGACCATCGAATACCTCGACAGTCTTGGATGCTAAATGTCGGGATTCCTCCTTCTCGTCCCAGTGGGTCAAGCAGCGGCGGTGATAATAGTAGCCGGGAAAAAGTCAAGGAAACTCTACGTCTTTTCTATGGAGCTTGTAGAAAACTTTTGCAGGAGGAAGAAGCTAAGCCTGAGAAAGATCGGATAAAAAGGTTTAGAGTAGATTTCGTGGCTTCAAAGATTCTGAAAAGCAAAGGCAAGTATCTCAACGTGGGTGTTCATATTTTGGGACCTGTGCCTGGGATTGAGGTTGGTGATGAGTTCCAATATAGAATGGAGCTGAACATTCTCGGTATGCATAAACCGAGTCAAGGGGGTATTGATTATATGAAACACGGTGACGACATAGTTGCTACTAGTATTGTAGCCTCTGGAGGGTACGACGACTCTCTGGATAACTCAGATATCTTGATCTACACTGGTCAAGGCGGGAATGTGATGCAAGCAAAGAAAAGTGGACAGGAATATAAACCGCCCAAAGACCAAAAGCTTGTACAGGGGAACCTCGCATTGAAAAACAGCTCAATCAAGCAGACCCCTGTACGTGTCATAAGGGGCAACCAAAAGGCAGCTTTAGAATCATCAGGTGGTGATAAGAAAGGTGCACATTATGTTTATGACGGATTATATCTTGTGGAAGAGTATTGGCGAGAACTCGGATCTCACGGCAAGTTTGTCTTCAAGTTTAAGCTTAGGCGCATGCCTGGACAGCCTGAGCTTTCATGGAAAGTGGTGAAGAACTCAAAGAATCTGAAATACCGGGAAGGTCTGTGCAAACTTGACATCTCAGAAGGGAAAGAGCGCCTACCCATTAGCGCTGTGAATGAAATAGACGACGAGAAACCGCCTATTTTCACCTACACAGTGAAAATCATTTACCCGGATTGGTGCAGACCAGTTCCTCCAAAGCCATGCAGTTGCATTGGTGGCTGCACGGACGACGCAAAAAACTGCAATTGCGTGGACAAAAACGGAGGAGAGATTCCATACAACCACGATGGAGCCATTGTTGGTGCAAAGCCTTTAATCTATGAGTGTGGCCCTCGCTGTAAATGCCCTGCTTCTTGCTACCTTAGAGTCACACAGCATGGTATCAGGTTCCCGCTTGAGATTTTCAAAACTAAGTCAAGAGGTTGGGGAGTGAGGTCGCTTAAGTCAATCCCTTCGGGTAGCTTCATATGCGAATACGTAGGTGAGCTTCTGGAGGATAGTGAAGCAGAAAGAAGAACCGGAAACGATGAGTATCTCTTTGATATTGGTAACAGATACGAAAATACCTTGGCGGAAGGTATGTCGGAGATTATGCCGGGGGCACAGGCAGGCCCagccgaggaagaagatgaggaggcAAGCGGATTCACCATTGATGCAGCAACAAAGGGGAATATTGGGAGATTCATAAACCACAGCTGCTCGCCAAATCTGTACGCACAAAACGTATTGTATGATCATGCTGACAAGAGAATGCCTCACGTGATGTTCTTCGCAATGGACAACATACCTCCGCTTCAAGAACTGACTTACCACTACAACTATGCGATCGACCAGGTACGGGACTCTATGGGTAATATCAAGAAGAAAGCTTGCTACTGTGGTTCTGCCGTATGTACCCGTAGGCTCTATTGA
- the LOC104702811 gene encoding transcription factor bHLH18-like: protein MATTTKNVFSTRWTSELDIEEYSIIHQYHMNSLAGDVPQSFSSLDDTTNCFNFDASCNNDLVEEIPSKILKTTHISPKIHPFSSSIHTPPSKHQPSSRILSFEKTGLKVMNHNSPNLIFSPKEEEIELQDQRKSKLIIRGTKRAQTLTRSPSNAQDHILAERKRREKLTQRFVALSALVPGLKKMDKASVLGDAIKHIKYLQEKVKEYEEQKQERTMESMVLVKKSQLVLDENHQSSSSFSDGNRGCSSSNLPEIEVRLSGKDVLIKILCEKQKGNLIKIMGEIEKLGLLITNSNVLPFGPTFDISIIAQRNINFDMKIEDVVKNLSCGLSKLT from the exons ATGGCCACAACGACGAAGAACGTATTCTCTACCAGATGGACCTCCGAATTG GATATAGAAGAGTATAGTATCATCCACCAATACCACATGAATTCACTCGCTGGAGATGTTCCACAGTCTTTCTCATCTCTTGATGATACCACCAACTGTTTTAACTTTGATGCTTCTTGTAATAATGATTTGGTCGAAGAGATACCTTCAAAGATCCTCAAGACCACTCACATATCACCAAAGATacatcctttttcttcttccattcaTACTCCTCCTTCAAAGCATCAGCCCTCTTCCAGGATTCTTTCTTTCGAAAAGACTGGTTTGAAGGTTATGAATCACAACTCCCCAAACTTAATATTTAGCcccaaggaagaagaaattgaattaCAAGACCAAAGGAAATCCAAGCTGATAATAAGAGGGACAAAAAGAGCTCAAACCTTGACTCGTAGCCCATCAAATGCTCAAGATCACATCCTCGCAGAGAGGAAACGTAGAGAGAAGCTTACTCAAAGATTTGTAGCTCTTTCCGCCCTAGTTCCTGGCCTAAAgaag ATGGACAAGGCTTCTGTGTTGGGAGATGCAATAAAGCATATTAAGTACCTCCAAGAGAAAGTGAAAGAGTATGAGGAACAAAAGCAGGAAAGAACAATGGAATCAATGGTTCTTGTAAAGAAGTCTCAGCTGGTTTTAGATgaaaatcatcaatcatcatcatctttctcaGATGGAAATCGTGGTTGCTCGAGCTCGAATCTTCCAGAGATAGAAGTTAGGCTTTCGGGAAAAGACGTTCTTATTAAGATTCTATGCGAGAAGCAAAAGGGTAATCTGATCAAGATTATGGGGGAGATTGAGAAGCTTGGTTTGCTTATCACCAACAGCAATGTCTTACCCTTTGGACCCACTTTTGACATCTCTATAATTGCTCAg AGGAATATCAACTTTGATATGAAAATCGAGGATGTTGTGAAGAACTTGAGTTGTGGCTTATCAAAGCTCACGTAA